The following are encoded together in the Citrus sinensis cultivar Valencia sweet orange chromosome 1, DVS_A1.0, whole genome shotgun sequence genome:
- the LOC102628231 gene encoding embryo-specific protein ATS3A isoform X1 — MVKLLLFLLIFATATIFSHAGSSIISPTEIKSFEPKTVQLQVAAKSCSYTVIIKTSCSSKSYTRDKISLAFGDAYGNEVYIKRLDDPYSRTFESCSTDTFQISGPCTYDICYQYLLRSGSDGWKPESVKICGQNIRTVTFFYNTFIPDGVWFGFNQCRRGSGSAVV; from the exons ATGGTGaaacttttgttatttttgctGATCTTTGCCACCGCGACCATTTTCTCACATGCTGGATCATCTATCATCAGTCCCACAGAAATCAAATCCTTCGAGCCCAAGACAGTCCAG CTGCAGGTGGCTGCAAAGAGCTGTTCATACACTGTGATCATAAAGACCAGCTGCTCTTCAAAGTCCTACACCAGAGACAAGATCAGTCTCGCATTCGGTGACGCCTATGGTAACGAG GTGTATATAAAGAGGCTTGATGACCCatattcaagaacatttgagAGCTGTTCCACCGATACATTCCAAATAAGCGGGCCGTGTACTTACGACATCTGTTATCAGTACTTGCTGAGGAGCGGATCGGACGGATGGAAGCCAGAGAGCGTGAAGATCTGCGGTCAAAATATCAGAACTGTGACCTTCTTCTACAACACGTTCATTCCAGACGGAGTGTGGTTTGGTTTCAATCAGTGTCGCCGTGGCTCTGGCTCCGCAGTTGTGTAG
- the LOC102628231 gene encoding embryo-specific protein ATS3A isoform X2 — MVKLLLFLLIFATATIFSHAGSSIISPTEIKSFEPKTVQVAAKSCSYTVIIKTSCSSKSYTRDKISLAFGDAYGNEVYIKRLDDPYSRTFESCSTDTFQISGPCTYDICYQYLLRSGSDGWKPESVKICGQNIRTVTFFYNTFIPDGVWFGFNQCRRGSGSAVV, encoded by the exons ATGGTGaaacttttgttatttttgctGATCTTTGCCACCGCGACCATTTTCTCACATGCTGGATCATCTATCATCAGTCCCACAGAAATCAAATCCTTCGAGCCCAAGACAGTCCAG GTGGCTGCAAAGAGCTGTTCATACACTGTGATCATAAAGACCAGCTGCTCTTCAAAGTCCTACACCAGAGACAAGATCAGTCTCGCATTCGGTGACGCCTATGGTAACGAG GTGTATATAAAGAGGCTTGATGACCCatattcaagaacatttgagAGCTGTTCCACCGATACATTCCAAATAAGCGGGCCGTGTACTTACGACATCTGTTATCAGTACTTGCTGAGGAGCGGATCGGACGGATGGAAGCCAGAGAGCGTGAAGATCTGCGGTCAAAATATCAGAACTGTGACCTTCTTCTACAACACGTTCATTCCAGACGGAGTGTGGTTTGGTTTCAATCAGTGTCGCCGTGGCTCTGGCTCCGCAGTTGTGTAG
- the LOC102627939 gene encoding protein BUNDLE SHEATH DEFECTIVE 2, chloroplastic, giving the protein MSNSLCFAPVSSLKSSNRPGIAIESSVARKVSRVNEVFHSSKTVKIRSLKVKATDSNQSSTKTNSIICPDCDGNGAKQCSQCKGNGINSVDHFNGQFKAGGLCWLCRGKREILCGNCNGAGFMGGFMSTGD; this is encoded by the exons ATGTCAAATTCTCTTTGTTTCGCACCTGTTTCTtccttgaaatcttcaaatagaCCCG GAATAGCTATTGAAAGCTCAGTTGCTCGAAAAGTTAGTCGGGTAAATGAAGTGTTTCACAGCTCAAAAACTGTCAAAATTCGATCTTTGAAAGTTAAG GCTACGGATAGTAATCAAAGCAGcacaaaaacaaatagcaTAATCTGTCCTGATTGTGATGGGAATG GTGCCAAACAATGTTCTCAATGCAAAGGCAATGGTATTAATTCTGTGGATCACTTCAATGGACAGTTCAAAGCTGGCGGATTATGCTGGCTCTGCAG GGGAAAAAGAGAGATCTTGTGTGGGAATTGTAATGGAGCTGGCTTTATGGGTGGTTTTATGAGCACAGGTGATTAG
- the LOC102627549 gene encoding uncharacterized protein LOC102627549, whose protein sequence is MASALLSTSRFLPSLNKEVGGGYLRHCKSSFHGKVIHDQSFLRTEISSSVGGRIVVASVLGRKVKKRETVVPDPDYRIPIVLIGVAGGLAYTNNLLPAAPVGLLGLLLLFQTTRVRFVFDDEALEVKVGDELNESGENVFVGGKNRWKYSTFVNWELWWPNFPILVYFKETQTKPEGQVHFFPVIFNGKQLYDVMVERAGPSKTSGPK, encoded by the exons atggctagCGCTCTCTTATCAACTTCCAGATTCCTCCCTTCACTCA ATAAGGAAGTGGGTGGTGGTTATTTGAGGCATTGCAAGAGTTCATTCCATGGCAAAGTGATACATGATCAAAGTTTTTTAAGAACAGAAATCAGTAGCAGCGTTGGAGGCCGCATTGTGGTTGCCTCAGTG CTTGGAAGAAAGGTCAAGAAAAGAGAGACTGTGGTTCCCGATCCAGATTATCGAATCCCAATTGTACTTATTG GTGTGGCTGGTGGGTTAGCTTATACAAATAATCTGTTACCGGCGGCGCCAGTTGGTCTCCTTGGATTACTTCTGCTATTCCAG ACTACTAGAGTGAGGTttgtttttgatgatgaggCTCTG GAGGTCAAAGTAGGAGATGAGCTCAATGAGTCTGGTGAAAATGTGTTTGTGGGTGGAAAAAACCGCTGGAA ATATTCAACTTTTGTGAATTGGGAGTTATGGTGGCCGAATTTCCCCATTCTGGTGTATTTTAAAGAGACGCAAACAAAGCCAGAAGGACAAGTTCACTTCTTCCCTGTAATTTTT AATGGCAAGCAACTATATGATGTTATGGTGGAGAGAGCGGgtccttcaaaaactagtggGCCAAAATAA
- the LOC102627262 gene encoding uncharacterized protein LOC102627262: MANAWKRDTKHPKLTPKILLSLLFPCLLLFFIFYFNSHSYNPNPNPYLSVTSSFHSPSFPAFNCLKCPQSHPIIANVVENVKYPFIYSLSDLGNLPDKPHKNIVRLLKGKPFRKPDISVTIQEILEKMKKEGKNGLVVDVGANVGMASFAAAVMGFRVLSFEPVFENLQRICDGVWFNRVGDLVTVYEAAVSDRIGNITFHKLVGRLDNSAVSATGAKLAFKSNEEIALQVRSIPLDEVIPEAEPVLLLKIDVQGWEYHVLKGATKLLSRKKGESPYLIYEEDEHLLQASNSSAKEIREFLHSVGYHHCNQHGTDAHCTKD, encoded by the exons ATGGCAAATGCCTGGAAGAGAGACACAAAACACCCAAAACTCACTCCCAAGATCCTCCTCTCACTCCTATTTCCCTGCCTCCtcctcttcttcatcttctatTTCAACAGTCACTCATACAACCCAAACCCTAATCCTTATCTTTCTGTCACATCCAGTTTCCATTCCCCTTCCTTCCCTGCTTTCAATTGCCTAAAATGCCCCCAATCCCACCCCATAATTGCCAACGTGGTCGAAAATGTCAAATACCCATTTATATACTCTCTTTCGGATCTGGGAAACTTGCCCGACAAGCCACACAAAAACATTGTCAGGCTTCTAAAAGGGAAGCCCTTTAGGAAGCCCGATATATCGGTGACGATTCAGGAGATTTtggagaaaatgaagaaggaaGGTAAGAATGGGCTAGTTGTAGATGTCGGAGCTAATGTGGGCATGGCGAGTTTTGCAGCGGCTGTTATGGGATTTAGGGTTTTGAGTTTCGAGCCTGTTTTTGAGAACTTGCAACGGATTTGTGATGGGGTTTGGTTTAATAGAGTTGGGGATCTGGTTACTGTTTATGAGGCCGCTGTGTCTGATCGGATTGGGAATATTACATTTCATAAG TTGGTCGGTCGTCTTGACAATAGTGCTGTTTCAGCTACTGGTGCAAAATTGGCATTCAAGTCCAATGAAGAAATTGCACTTCAAGTAAGGTCCATCCCGCTTGATGAAGTAATCCCGGAGGCCGAGCCTGTGCTTCTCCTAAAAATAGATGTTCAGGGCTGGGAATATCATGTATTGAAGGGAGCCACAAAGTTGCTATCAAGAAAGAAAGGTGAATCTCCCTACCTAATCTATGAGGAAGACGAGCATCTGCTGCAAGCTAGCAACAGCAGTGCCAAAGAGATTCGGGAATTTCTTCATAGTGTGGGTTATCACCATTGTAACCAGCATGGTACAGATGCCCACTGCACCAAGGATTGA